Sequence from the Trueperaceae bacterium genome:
AAACTCTCCAAAACAAGAAGAGTCAAAGACTCAAAACCAGGTTCGATGCAAAGCACCACGGCCCCGGTCAAACCGTTCAATTCCATGAGTAAAACGGAATCAACAAGACCACGCAAACTGGATTATCAAGGTACTCGCGCCGCTTGGCGCGAATAAAGATTATGCCATCCCTGGATGGAGCCTGTCAACTTCCAGCTGACGTTCCCGTCGCCTGTGGACTCGGGCGCTCCTCCGCCCCGACCGTAAGGGGGCGGCCGAGCCGGCCGGGTTAGGCTAGCTGCCATGAAGCGCGACGCACTAGTCGGCTGGTTGGACGAATACCTTGCTGTCTCCGCCTACACCGACCCATCTCTCAACGGACTCCAGGTGGAGGGGGCCGACGAGGTACGCAAGGTAGCGGTAGCGGTCGATGCCAGCCTCGAGACCTTCGAGAAGGCCGCCGACACGGGAGCCGACATCCTCATCGTGCACCACGGGCTCTTCTGGGGTTCGCCGATAGCGATCACCGGCATGCACAAGAAGCGGGTGGCCTTCCTGCTCGACCAGGAGATAAGCCTCTACGCAGCCCACATACCGCTCGACGCCCACCGGGAGGTGGGGAACAACTGGGGGCTCGCGACGATCCTGGGGATGGAGGACCTGGAGGACTTCGGTTACTTCAAGGGGAAGCCGATCGGCGTCAAGGGTCGCTTCGCCGAACCGCGACCACGACGGCTCCTGGCCAACCTCCTGGAGGAGAAGCTGGGGGAGCCGGTGATGGTGCTGGAGGGCGGACCCGAGAACGTCTCCAGTTTCGGCATCGTGAGCGGAGGGGCCGCGTGGGACGTGGTTACCGCCGCCAACGAGGGGCTGGACGCCTTCCTCACCGGCGAACCGCGTCACGAGGTCTTCCACGAGGCGTTCGAGCGTGGCGTCAATGCCATGTTCGGCGGTCACTACATGACCGAGACGGTGGGGGTGAACCTCCTAGCCGGCAAGATCCGCGACCTGTACGACCTGCCTGTCGAGTTCATCTATCTGCCCACGGGCCTCTGAATGAGAGGGGTATTCATCGCCTTCGAAGGGCCCGAGGGCGGCGGCAAATCGACGCAGATCGCGCGCCTGGGCGAACGCCTGCGGTCTCACGGGGTCGAACCGGTGCTCACTCGGGAGCCAGGGGGAACACCGACCGGTGACGCCATCCGAAAGGTCGTACTCGACCCCGCACTGGAGGTCTCGCCCCTCACCGAATTCCTGCTCTATAGCGCTAGCCGGGCCCAACATGTGGTTCAGGTTCTGCTTCCGGCCCTCGAGGCGGGACGAGTGGTGGTGAGCGACCGATTCACGTCCGCGAGCGTTGCCTATCAGGGAAGTGGCCGTGGTCTGGACCTGGATTTCATAAGAGAGCTTAGCGACCGGGTAACCGGCGGCCTCAGACCCCACCTCACGGTGCTGCTCGACCTCGACCCGGCCCATGGGTTGGAGCGGATCGTCTCCCGGGGTGACTCGGACCGCCTCGAGTTGGCCGACCTGGAGTTCCACCAACGCGTACGACAGGGCTTCCTCGAACAGGCCCATCGGGCAGCCGACTGGCTCGTTCTCGACGCGACCCGCCCCGAGGCGGACCTGGCCGACACGATCTGGAACCAGGTGAGTGGGATGTTGCCGCAGCAGAGAGGAGTGTCGTGATCACCAGGGTCGCTCCGCTGGTGCTGTTGCTCGCCTGGCTGCTCGTCGCGTGCGCGTCGGCGCCCGC
This genomic interval carries:
- a CDS encoding Nif3-like dinuclear metal center hexameric protein, with protein sequence MKRDALVGWLDEYLAVSAYTDPSLNGLQVEGADEVRKVAVAVDASLETFEKAADTGADILIVHHGLFWGSPIAITGMHKKRVAFLLDQEISLYAAHIPLDAHREVGNNWGLATILGMEDLEDFGYFKGKPIGVKGRFAEPRPRRLLANLLEEKLGEPVMVLEGGPENVSSFGIVSGGAAWDVVTAANEGLDAFLTGEPRHEVFHEAFERGVNAMFGGHYMTETVGVNLLAGKIRDLYDLPVEFIYLPTGL
- the tmk gene encoding dTMP kinase, with the translated sequence MRGVFIAFEGPEGGGKSTQIARLGERLRSHGVEPVLTREPGGTPTGDAIRKVVLDPALEVSPLTEFLLYSASRAQHVVQVLLPALEAGRVVVSDRFTSASVAYQGSGRGLDLDFIRELSDRVTGGLRPHLTVLLDLDPAHGLERIVSRGDSDRLELADLEFHQRVRQGFLEQAHRAADWLVLDATRPEADLADTIWNQVSGMLPQQRGVS